Proteins encoded by one window of Cylindrospermum stagnale PCC 7417:
- the aroB gene encoding 3-dehydroquinate synthase has product MSSVINVNLQELSYEIAIAPASLDQLGQQMSELPLGKKVLLVSNPMIFKHYGERAIASLKNAGFSVASCNLPPGERYKTLNSIQKLYDIALENRLERSSTMVALGGGVIGDMTGFAAATWLRGINVVQVPTTLLAMVDSAIGGKTGVNHPHGKNLIGAFHQPLRVLIDPELLKTLPTREFRAGMAEVIKYGVIWDTDLFAQLEASKHLDQLRYVKTDLINNILTYSCQAKADVVGKDEKESGLRAILNYGHTIGHAVESLTGYRLLKHGEAVGIGMVAAGQIAVELGLWQKEDTERQNALIQKTGLPTKLPALVDIEAIINALQSDKKVKSGQVRFVLPTQIGAATVTDQVPSDIIRQVLQGM; this is encoded by the coding sequence ATGAGTTCTGTGATTAATGTAAATCTACAAGAATTGTCTTATGAGATTGCGATCGCACCTGCTAGCTTAGATCAACTCGGTCAACAGATGAGCGAATTGCCGCTTGGTAAGAAGGTGTTGCTAGTTTCTAATCCGATGATATTTAAGCATTATGGGGAAAGAGCGATCGCATCCCTGAAAAATGCCGGCTTTTCCGTTGCTAGCTGCAACCTACCACCTGGAGAACGCTACAAAACCCTCAACTCCATCCAGAAACTCTATGATATCGCCCTAGAAAACCGCCTAGAACGTTCCTCGACGATGGTAGCCTTGGGGGGAGGCGTTATAGGTGATATGACAGGCTTTGCTGCCGCTACCTGGCTCCGGGGGATTAATGTTGTCCAAGTGCCCACCACACTCTTAGCAATGGTAGATTCGGCAATTGGCGGTAAAACTGGCGTAAATCATCCCCACGGCAAAAACTTAATTGGGGCGTTCCATCAGCCACTCCGAGTATTAATTGACCCAGAACTATTAAAAACACTACCGACGCGAGAATTTCGGGCAGGAATGGCAGAGGTGATCAAGTACGGTGTCATTTGGGACACCGATTTGTTTGCTCAGTTGGAAGCGAGTAAACATCTCGACCAACTCCGCTACGTAAAGACCGACCTGATAAACAACATATTAACTTATTCTTGTCAAGCCAAAGCCGATGTAGTTGGCAAAGATGAAAAAGAATCTGGATTACGGGCAATTCTCAACTATGGTCACACCATCGGTCATGCAGTAGAAAGCTTGACAGGTTATCGCCTACTAAAACACGGTGAAGCTGTGGGCATTGGCATGGTAGCCGCCGGACAAATTGCTGTAGAACTGGGACTTTGGCAAAAAGAAGATACAGAACGGCAAAACGCCCTAATTCAAAAAACAGGTTTACCGACTAAGTTACCTGCTCTTGTGGATATTGAAGCAATTATTAATGCTTTGCAATCGGATAAAAAAGTCAAATCCGGTCAAGTGCGCTTTGTTTTACCGACACAAATTGGTGCAGCGACAGTTACCGACCAAGTTCCATCAGATATCATTCGGCAAGTGTTGCAGGGTATGTAA
- a CDS encoding GNAT family N-acetyltransferase, giving the protein MKSELPLITSDRLLLRVATPEDIPQIVKYFTDNKTYLTPFYPLWADGFFTEEYWEYQVETNFLEFINDHSLKLFMYLKNQPTKIIGTINFSNFIRGSAHFCYVGYGLASAVQNKGYMTEGLGAATQYVFQELNFHRIMANYMPHNRRSGNVLKKLGFVVEGYARDYLMINGKWEDHILTSLTNPHWQPSNIIN; this is encoded by the coding sequence ATGAAATCAGAACTGCCACTAATTACAAGCGATCGCCTGTTATTAAGAGTGGCGACCCCAGAAGATATACCCCAAATTGTCAAATATTTTACCGATAACAAAACCTATCTCACCCCATTTTACCCCCTGTGGGCTGATGGTTTTTTCACCGAAGAGTATTGGGAATATCAAGTTGAAACCAATTTTTTAGAATTCATCAATGATCATTCATTAAAGCTATTTATGTATCTCAAAAACCAGCCCACAAAAATTATTGGCACGATAAATTTTAGCAACTTTATCCGAGGATCTGCCCATTTTTGCTATGTGGGATATGGTCTGGCGTCGGCTGTACAAAATAAAGGATATATGACAGAAGGGCTGGGAGCAGCAACTCAGTATGTATTTCAAGAATTAAATTTTCACCGCATCATGGCAAATTATATGCCGCACAATCGCCGCAGTGGTAACGTCCTCAAAAAACTCGGTTTTGTAGTAGAAGGATATGCAAGAGACTACTTGATGATTAATGGAAAATGGGAAGATCATATCCTCACAAGTCTCACCAATCCTCACTGGCAACCAAGTAATATAATCAACTAA
- a CDS encoding IS4 family transposase has translation MSKPRKKQGNPDFRHRVNVPAPASEEIESRLFELVSPGTFTNLKEVKDKERSLRSRVLTLPVMAAIVLSIVYRQVQHLTDVLRILEVEGLMWVEATKVSKQALSQRLNSLPAHLFAKLLEQVIECLAAKRSVRELAPAWASVSEKFPAIWIGDASTLEAMKKHFGQLQEKTGAVLAGKMLMVVEAFTHTPVAVWYDADVKRNETRWWQALLERLPSGGLLVVDMGFYGFEWFDSLTTANKYVLTRQKEKVRYKVARVLSDGSHYKDEIIQMGWHHTNPCRHPMRQVSVLWGKTWYHYLTNVLDPQQLSAQEVCELYRRRWRIEDAFLLTKRLLGLSYLWVGGTNGVQMQIYATWIFYAVLNDLCADVAVALQQPIERISVEMVFRSFYFFHRALLRNPGLQLIPWLVEHHRSMGLVKAVRQRHRRTAARSLDIWADALT, from the coding sequence ATGAGTAAACCACGGAAAAAGCAAGGGAATCCAGATTTTCGCCATCGAGTCAACGTACCGGCTCCGGCAAGTGAAGAGATAGAATCAAGGTTGTTTGAGTTGGTAAGTCCAGGCACATTTACCAACCTCAAAGAAGTAAAAGATAAAGAACGGAGCTTGCGCTCACGAGTACTGACCCTACCAGTAATGGCAGCAATAGTGTTGAGTATAGTGTATAGACAAGTACAGCACTTAACAGATGTATTGCGAATCCTAGAAGTAGAAGGATTGATGTGGGTAGAGGCAACGAAAGTGAGTAAGCAAGCTTTGTCTCAAAGACTCAACAGCCTACCGGCTCATCTATTTGCCAAACTGTTAGAGCAGGTCATAGAGTGCCTAGCAGCTAAAAGGAGTGTAAGGGAATTAGCCCCAGCCTGGGCATCAGTGTCCGAGAAATTTCCCGCCATTTGGATTGGAGACGCCTCGACACTCGAAGCCATGAAAAAACACTTCGGACAACTGCAAGAAAAAACAGGTGCGGTGTTGGCAGGAAAAATGCTGATGGTGGTTGAAGCTTTCACTCACACTCCCGTGGCAGTTTGGTATGATGCCGATGTCAAACGAAATGAGACTCGTTGGTGGCAAGCACTGTTAGAACGTTTACCTTCAGGCGGTTTACTCGTAGTAGACATGGGATTTTATGGTTTTGAATGGTTTGATTCTCTGACTACAGCTAATAAGTATGTGCTGACACGCCAAAAGGAAAAGGTGAGATATAAGGTAGCACGTGTACTTTCTGACGGCTCTCACTACAAAGACGAAATTATTCAAATGGGATGGCATCACACCAACCCATGTCGCCATCCCATGCGCCAAGTTTCCGTATTGTGGGGCAAGACTTGGTATCATTACTTGACTAATGTTCTTGACCCACAACAACTTTCGGCACAGGAAGTTTGCGAATTATACCGTCGACGCTGGCGCATTGAGGATGCATTTTTATTGACTAAGCGTTTATTGGGATTGTCCTATCTGTGGGTTGGTGGCACTAATGGTGTGCAGATGCAAATATATGCTACTTGGATTTTCTACGCTGTTCTTAATGACTTGTGTGCCGATGTCGCAGTAGCTTTACAACAGCCAATTGAGCGCATTTCTGTAGAAATGGTTTTTCGCAGTTTCTATTTTTTCCACCGCGCACTTTTACGTAACCCTGGGTTACAACTTATTCCTTGGCTCGTAGAACATCATCGTTCGATGGGGTTGGTCAAAGCCGTCCGTCAACGTCACCGACGAACGGCTGCTCGGTCACTTGACATCTGGGCTGATGCCTTAACTTGA
- the bioB gene encoding biotin synthase BioB: protein MSGIRYDWQESEIRAIYNTPLLELIYQAASVHRQYHDATKIQVCKLISIKTGGCPEDCSYCAQSSRYKTEVKAEALLEKETVVSIAQKAKATGISRICMGAAWREVRDNSQFEDVLDMVKDVTAMGLEVCCTLGMLTANQAQRLEDAGLYAYNHNLDTSRDYYSTVITSRTYDDRLNTIENVRQTNVTVCSGGILGLGESVDDRVGMLFTLANLSPHPESVPINILSQVPGTPLADQPDVPIWDVVRMIATARILMPASDVRLSAGRAKLSQVEQAFCFMAGANSIFSSDDKKMLTVTTPCPDYDTDREMLNLLGLSMRPPHQKQQTVPTPAVVG, encoded by the coding sequence ATGTCGGGAATACGCTACGATTGGCAGGAATCAGAGATTCGGGCGATATATAATACGCCATTGCTAGAGCTTATTTATCAAGCTGCTAGCGTGCATCGCCAATATCATGACGCAACAAAAATACAAGTCTGTAAGCTGATCTCTATTAAAACAGGCGGTTGCCCAGAAGATTGTAGCTACTGTGCCCAATCTTCTCGCTATAAAACAGAGGTAAAGGCGGAAGCACTCTTAGAAAAAGAAACGGTGGTTAGCATTGCCCAAAAAGCTAAAGCAACGGGTATTAGTCGCATCTGTATGGGTGCTGCTTGGCGGGAGGTGCGGGATAACTCGCAATTTGAGGATGTCCTGGACATGGTTAAGGACGTAACGGCGATGGGTTTAGAGGTATGCTGCACTTTGGGTATGCTGACTGCAAATCAGGCCCAGCGCTTGGAAGATGCGGGACTGTATGCCTATAACCATAATTTGGATACTTCACGGGACTACTACAGCACTGTTATTACTAGCAGGACTTATGACGATCGCTTAAATACGATTGAAAATGTCCGCCAAACTAATGTGACAGTGTGTTCTGGCGGTATTCTGGGACTGGGCGAAAGCGTCGATGATCGTGTGGGGATGTTATTCACTTTGGCAAACCTCAGCCCCCATCCAGAGTCTGTGCCGATTAATATTCTCTCCCAAGTTCCCGGTACACCTTTGGCAGATCAACCCGATGTGCCGATTTGGGATGTGGTGCGGATGATTGCTACTGCGCGGATTTTAATGCCAGCTTCTGATGTGCGTTTGAGTGCTGGTAGGGCTAAACTTTCTCAGGTGGAACAGGCTTTTTGCTTTATGGCTGGGGCCAATTCTATTTTTTCTAGCGATGACAAAAAGATGTTAACGGTAACAACTCCTTGTCCAGATTATGATACTGACCGGGAAATGCTGAATTTGCTGGGTTTGTCGATGCGTCCACCGCACCAAAAACAGCAGACAGTACCAACGCCGGCTGTTGTGGGTTAA
- the petL gene encoding cytochrome b6-f complex subunit PetL, with the protein MFAAIAYVVYLGAFLAISVGLLFGLRAAKII; encoded by the coding sequence ATGTTTGCTGCGATCGCTTACGTCGTCTACTTGGGTGCGTTCTTGGCTATATCCGTAGGTTTGCTATTCGGTTTACGTGCTGCCAAGATCATTTAA
- a CDS encoding SMI1/KNR4 family protein, giving the protein MSKVLQLKKKLTQLAILDATFEVFGSESHQYHLKPCLQDADIQVFEARHHITLPSEYCHFLLEVGNGGAGPGYGLYSIPGLLSANGIATTPYQVNYEILSQPFLLTEAWNDLDLIIKNPAGTVTNNDAYLDNKFIQGTLTMANYGCGMYALLVITGEQQGKIWIDDRTNDSGIYPASGNFCHYFHDADHQDFQPDSDEEQPLSFYDWYEDWLNRSLYQIRQSV; this is encoded by the coding sequence ATGAGTAAAGTTTTGCAATTAAAGAAGAAGTTAACTCAATTAGCTATTTTAGATGCTACTTTTGAGGTTTTTGGCTCAGAATCACATCAATATCACCTCAAACCTTGTTTACAAGACGCAGATATTCAAGTTTTTGAAGCAAGGCATCATATCACCCTGCCCAGTGAATATTGTCACTTTTTGTTAGAAGTTGGTAATGGTGGGGCTGGACCAGGATACGGGCTGTACAGCATCCCTGGACTTTTATCTGCTAATGGAATTGCCACCACACCATATCAAGTAAACTACGAGATTCTCTCTCAACCATTTCTGCTGACAGAAGCATGGAATGATTTGGATTTGATCATTAAAAATCCAGCGGGTACGGTAACTAATAATGATGCTTACTTAGACAATAAATTTATCCAGGGAACTCTCACTATGGCTAATTATGGCTGTGGAATGTATGCTCTGTTAGTTATTACCGGAGAACAACAGGGAAAAATCTGGATAGATGACCGGACTAATGATAGTGGTATATATCCCGCTTCTGGGAATTTTTGTCATTATTTTCATGACGCCGATCATCAGGATTTTCAGCCAGATAGCGACGAGGAGCAGCCTTTGAGTTTTTATGATTGGTATGAAGACTGGCTCAACCGCAGTTTATATCAAATTCGTCAGTCCGTTTGA